The Juglans microcarpa x Juglans regia isolate MS1-56 chromosome 8S, Jm3101_v1.0, whole genome shotgun sequence genome has a window encoding:
- the LOC121244899 gene encoding ribonuclease P protein subunit p25-like protein, whose amino-acid sequence MDRYQRVEKPRPETPINENEIRITTQGRMRNYITYATTLLQEKGSNEIALKAMGRAINKTVMIAELIKRRIVGLHQNTSIGSTDITDTWEPLEEGLLPLETTRHVSVITITLSKKELDTSSTGYQQPIPADQVKPWTEYDYEGEGSPSMRGRGRGGRGRGRGRGSYNNGVVEYNGDDGLDGGRGYGGRGRGHGRSRGYRGRGRGYGGGSMQQEFGGYNNFGNNYGEG is encoded by the exons ATGGATCGGTACCAGAGGGTGGAGAAGCCGAGGCCGGAGACGCCGATTAACGAGAATGAGATTCGCATTACTACTCAGGGGAGGATGAGGAACTACATTACCTATGCCACCACTTTGCTCCAG GAGAAAGGATCCAATGAAATTGCTCTTAAAGCCATGGGCAGAGCTATAAACAAGACTGTGATGATTGCTGAATTGATTAAG agAAGGATTGTTGGCCTTCATCAGAACACATCAATTGGTTCTACTGATATAACTGACACGTGGGAGCCGCTAGAAGAGGGACTTCTTcc CCTGGAAACTACCCGCCATGTATCAGTTATAACAATTACTTTGTCCAAGAAGGAACTAGATACATCCTCCACGGG GTACCAACAGCCTATTCCAGCTGATCAAGTGAAGCCCTGGACTGAATATGATTACGAAGGAG AGGGCTCTCCCAGCATGCGTGGTAGAGGACGTGGTGGTCGAGGAAGGGGCAGAGGAAGAG GGAGTTACAACAATGGAGTTGTGGAGTACAATGGTGATGATGGCTTGGATGGTGGGAGAGGTTATGGAGGCAGAGGCCGGGGTCATGGAAGAAGCCGTGGCTACCGTGGGCGTGGAAGGGGGTATGGTGGTGGGAGTATGCAGCAGGAATTCGGTGGTTATAATAACTTTGGGAATAACTATGGGGAGGGATGA